One genomic region from Entelurus aequoreus isolate RoL-2023_Sb linkage group LG14, RoL_Eaeq_v1.1, whole genome shotgun sequence encodes:
- the LOC133665339 gene encoding dynein regulatory complex subunit 2-like — MPRKGKGKKGKGAGDDPSLRPQILRDKLKKEDANTVVNSVKLNDIYRVNLRRNRCVQLKEEIGALRQTFERRDQDLNRAVERFSCGVQDAERLSYQVWRVHREKVERLRALQEKRVKFLLQQWDMGQEVFDGKLECISKTMAVYFLQSRVGFENTLVHLERHHQQALATIHRLYSEPMEGHAVYEKTKDFEVEECFLDQNVKVLKNQKAEKRYLIEKENVEYMEEKKQISVNTSKKSVALYNTIIETQSRLEATEKSNSAMTAKLTSARNNAKAKIHMLLSQMAQNRVPVQTMMNEISIRSNGAAKSLRTIIAQGTRVLKLAEMCRHLESQQNELVDAKELAKESKTEAVEPSDMLEFPELKKRYNSAQLHQESLMQHNRKLKEVNQQLHLLTYQFMDAKTMNPDTHNGPYNPLLVKHAPVMKNGTNKHLHCVIEGVHAIRTLTINK; from the coding sequence ATGCCcagaaaaggtaaaggaaagaagGGCAAAGGCGCAGGAGACGACCCGAGTCTCCGTCCCCAGATCTTGAGAGACAAGCTGAAAAAGGAGGACGCCAACACGGTGGTGAACTCCGTGAAGCTGAACGACATCTATCGTGTCAATCTGCGCCGCAATAGGTGTGTCCAGCTCAAGGAGGAAATAGGGGCTCTTCGGCAGACGTTCGAGCGGCGAGATCAGGACCTAAACCGCGCTGTGGAGAGGTTTTCATGTGGCGTGCAGGATGCAGAGCGTCTCTCGTACCAAGTGTGGCGTGTTCATCGGGAGAAGGTGGAGCGTCTGCGCGCCTTGCAGGAAAAAAGGGTCAAGTTCTTGCTGCAACAGTGGGACATGGGCCAGGAGGTCTTTGACGGCAAGCTGGAGTGCATAAGCAAAACGATGGCTGTGTACTTCCTGCAGTCTCGAGTGGGTTTTGAGAACACATTAGTCCACTTGGAGCGACACCATCAGCAGGCCTTAGCGACCATCCACAGACTGTACAGCGAGCCCATGGAGGGTCACGCGGTGTACGAGAAAACCAAGGACTTTGAGGTGGAGGAGTGTTTCTTGGATCAGAACGTGAAGGTCCTCAAAAATCAAAAGGCAGAAAAGCGCTACCTCATAGAGAAGGAGAACGTGGAGTACATGGAGGAGAAAAAACAAATCTCAGTCAACACGTCCAAGAAGAGCGTGGCGCTGTACAACACCATCATCGAGACGCAGTCCCGGCTGGAGGCCACCGAGAAGAGCAACTCGGCCATGACGGCCAAGCTGACGTCCGCCAGGAACAACGCCAAGGCCAAGATCCACATGCTCCTCAGCCAGATGGCTCAGAATCGCGTGCCGGTCCAGACTATGATGAATGAGATCAGCATCCGCAGCAACGGCGCCGCAAAGAGCCTGAGGACGATCATCGCCCAGGGAACTAGGGTCCTGAAGCTGGCCGAGATGTGCCGCCATTTGGAGAGCCAGCAAAACGAACTGGTGGATGCTAAAGAACTCGCTAAAGAGTCCAAAACGGAGGCGGTGGAGCCGTCGGACATGTTAGAGTTCCCCGAACTGAAGAAGCGCTACAACAGTGCACAACTCCACCAGGAGTCTTTGATGCAGCACAATAGGAAACTGAAAGAGGTTAACCAGCAGCTGCATCTCCTCACCTATCAATTCATGGACGCCAAGACCATGAACCCTGACACCCACAACGGACCTTAcaaccccctgctggtgaaacaCGCCCCCGTTATGAAAAATGGCACCAATAAGCACCTGCACTGTGTCATCGAAGGCGTGCACGCCATCCGGACACTAACTATTAACAAATGA